The Imtechella halotolerans DNA window TTTGTTGTTTCAAAGCTTCCGAATTTACAAAGTCCTTATTAAACTTTGTAATCCAACCTAAACCAGCTTCTAAAGGAGAAGTGGTGTCATCAATATCATTACCGTACAGACAGAATCCCATTTCTAGACGTAATGTATCACGTGCAGCCAAGCCAATAGGTTTGATTCCGTAGGAAGCCCCAGCTTCAAAAACTTTATTCCACACTTGTTCTACCTCACTGTTTTTACAGTAGATCTCAAACCCTCCACTACCTGTATAACCGGTGGCAGAAATGATAACGTTGTCGATACCTGCAAAATCAGCTACTTCAAAATGATAATATTTTATTGCAGATAAATCAACTGAAGAAAGTGTCTGCATCGCCTCAATGGCTTTAGGTCCTTGGATAGCTAGCAAGGAATACTCATCAGAGATGTTTCTCATTGTGGCACCAATAGAGGAATTATACTTAGAAATCCATTCCCAATCTTTGTCAATATTAGAAGCATTTACTACTAGTAAATATTGTTCTTCCTTCATTCGATAAATAATAAGGTCATCTACAATACCACCATTTTCGTTGGGCATGCATGAGTATTGAGCACGGCCTATTGTAAGTGTTGAAGCATCATTAGTAGCAACTTTTTGAATCAGTTCAAGAGCTTTTGGACCTTCAATTAAGAATTCACCCATGTGACTAACGTCAAAAACACCCACGCCGTTTCTAACGGTTTCGTGTTCGGCATTTACCCCTTCGTATTGAACAGGCATATTAAATCCAGCAAAAGGAACCATTTTAGCTCCTAATGCGATATGTACTTCTGTTAAAGCTGTATTTTTCATTGGTAAACGATGTTTACTTTAGTTGATATGTTATTTAAGCATTGCTATGCAAGTGTCGCAAAGGTATTGAAAAAAAGCAGGTAAAGCGAACCTGAAAAAGGCGAAGTCCTAAAGATTTTGTTAAGAAAACAGTGGAGAAAGATTTCAAATTCTATATTTGTGCTATATCAACCACACACCATACTTATGAAAAATGTGACTACTTTATTTTTGCTGTTATTAAGTTTTGTTTTGGGAGCGCAATCATCGCTACCAGATGATTATTTACCAAGTTCTTTTCATGCAGATAGAAGGGAAGCACTTCGCAAGCAAATGCCCACTGGTAGTGTTGCTGTTTTTTTTGCAAATCCAGAACGGAATCGTTCGAATGATGTAGACTATGTGTATCATCAAGATCCTGATTTTTATTATCTGACTGGTTATAAAGAACCAAACGCTGCTTTATTGGTGTTTTCCGAGAATCAAAAGGATGAGAATGGAAACACCTACAACGAGGTATTGTTTGTACAGGAGAAAAACAAACAGGCAGAGCAGTGGAATGGATATAGACTAGGAGTTGAAGGAGCAAAACAAAAACTAGGATTTTCTAAGGTATATAACGGGATAGAATTTCATGATTTCCCTATAGATTATAATTCATTTAGTCAGGTGTTTTTTCATGGATTTCATGATGATTACCGTGATTCAAAACGAAACCAAGCAGATTTGTTCAGCTTAATTGCTGCCTTTAAAAACAAAGTAAACTTTGCAGATTATAAGCCGCCACATCAAGCTCAACAAAATTTATATGGACTTATAAAAGCCACTGAAGTTGAAAATAGTGCAAATGTGGCGCAAACAATTGACAGATATTTAATGCGATTTCCTGAGTTAAAGGAAGATGAGTTGTTAACCTCGTATGCAAAAGCTGATATTGCTACTCGTAAAGAATTGAAGCAAAAAGTAAGCTTGAAGTTAGAAAAGTCTTCCTCAAGTATAATTAATTTGCAAGAGTTAGGAAAAATGATGGCTACCTTAAGAGAGGTGAAGACAGCGGAGGAATTGAAATTGCTCAATAAAGCCATTCAGATTTCAGCTATTGGTCAAGTTGAGGTAATGAAAGCGATGCACCCTGGGATGTCTGAACGTGAGATTCAAGGTATTCATGAATTTGTATTTAAAAAATATGGTGCAGAATATGAAGGGTATCCATCTATAGTTGGAGGTGGACATAACGGTTGTGTACTTCATTATATAGATAACAGCAAAACCAAAGTAGGGAATGATTTGGTATTAATGGATTTGGGAGCTGAATACCATGGATATACAGCGGACGTTACTCGTACAATCCCAGCCAATGGGACTTTTACTAAGGAACAAAAAGAAATTTATGATTTAGTGTATAGGGCCCAAGAGGCTGGTATAGCAGCGGCCAAGGTTGGCAATGCTTTTGGAGCTACTGACCAAGCTGCACGTGAGGTAATCAATAAAGGGTTAGTGGCATTGGGAATTGTAAAATCTGAAGCAGAAGCGCGTCAATATTTTCCACATGGAACCTCTCATTATATTGGGTTAGATGTTCATGATGCCGGTAATTATGGGCCACTACAAGAAAATATGGTTATCACTGTAGAACCAGGAATTTACATACCTGAAAACAGTGATTGTGATTCTAAATGGTGGGGAATAGCAGTTCGAATTGAAGATTGTATTTTAGTTACAAAAAATGGTCCTGAGAATTTATCGGCAGGAGCTCCTCGTACCTCTGAGGCAATTGAGAAAACGATGAAGGAGTCGAGTGTACTAAACGATTTTGTTTTACCTACAATAGATTAAACAAAACAAACGGCCTTTTTAAAGGCCGTTTTTAAGTACTATCTACTTTGAAGGAAATTTTTTAAATCCCCATAATCTGCGATACGAATAGTTGATTTTTTCCCATCCATTACCTTACTAATTTGTGGAGGGACCTCTGGTTGGCATAGCGTAGTTTCTTTAACAACGTCTATAAACTTAATAGGGTGAGCTGTTTCCAAGAATACGCCCAAATAATCAGTGTTGGTTTTCATATATTCTTTTAGTCCTAAATAC harbors:
- the gcvT gene encoding glycine cleavage system aminomethyltransferase GcvT, with the translated sequence MKNTALTEVHIALGAKMVPFAGFNMPVQYEGVNAEHETVRNGVGVFDVSHMGEFLIEGPKALELIQKVATNDASTLTIGRAQYSCMPNENGGIVDDLIIYRMKEEQYLLVVNASNIDKDWEWISKYNSSIGATMRNISDEYSLLAIQGPKAIEAMQTLSSVDLSAIKYYHFEVADFAGIDNVIISATGYTGSGGFEIYCKNSEVEQVWNKVFEAGASYGIKPIGLAARDTLRLEMGFCLYGNDIDDTTSPLEAGLGWITKFNKDFVNSEALKQQKEAGVTRKLIGFEMLERAIPRHGYDIVDAQGNVIGIVTSGTMSPSMGIGVGLGYVPTAFTAEGSEIYIQIRKNAVPAKVVKPPFYKK
- a CDS encoding aminopeptidase P family protein → MKNVTTLFLLLLSFVLGAQSSLPDDYLPSSFHADRREALRKQMPTGSVAVFFANPERNRSNDVDYVYHQDPDFYYLTGYKEPNAALLVFSENQKDENGNTYNEVLFVQEKNKQAEQWNGYRLGVEGAKQKLGFSKVYNGIEFHDFPIDYNSFSQVFFHGFHDDYRDSKRNQADLFSLIAAFKNKVNFADYKPPHQAQQNLYGLIKATEVENSANVAQTIDRYLMRFPELKEDELLTSYAKADIATRKELKQKVSLKLEKSSSSIINLQELGKMMATLREVKTAEELKLLNKAIQISAIGQVEVMKAMHPGMSEREIQGIHEFVFKKYGAEYEGYPSIVGGGHNGCVLHYIDNSKTKVGNDLVLMDLGAEYHGYTADVTRTIPANGTFTKEQKEIYDLVYRAQEAGIAAAKVGNAFGATDQAAREVINKGLVALGIVKSEAEARQYFPHGTSHYIGLDVHDAGNYGPLQENMVITVEPGIYIPENSDCDSKWWGIAVRIEDCILVTKNGPENLSAGAPRTSEAIEKTMKESSVLNDFVLPTID